A genomic segment from Saccharomyces eubayanus strain FM1318 chromosome IX, whole genome shotgun sequence encodes:
- the SGA1 gene encoding glucan 1,4-alpha-glucosidase codes for MVKLYNKLLGTLAVGVGSVWALENTTVYEFESVKGLFEQEYRSVFSDNVSQVQLRDAVVINGTVVYEAGAGGDGGSLDEWLQEQRNVSVQRVLENIGPSGLYPSVLPGVVIASPSQAHPDYFYQWIRDSALTINSLVSHTHTHTHTLLQYLNVTFHLQRTNNTLGAGVQYTNDTASLGDPKWNVDNTAFTQDWGRPQNDGPALRTIAVLKIIDYLSEAGADLGSEYPFRSTKEVFDDIVRWDLRFVMDHWNSPGFDLWEEVSGLHFFTLLAQLSAVDKSLGYLNXAEQSSSEFVDELRQTRQAISEFLLDPANGFIHPEYNYVVETPAIAKTLRSGLDISTLLAANIAHDTPKASRLPFNVDDRAVLNTLHNLMFRMRSLYPINSNATGIALGRYPEDEYDGYGLGEGNPWVLATCAASTTLYKLIHWHISEQQDVVVPMHNETSNAFWDQLIFSNLATLGSDDGYLIVEYNSPAFNQTMQKIFQLADSFLVKLKTHVGADGELSEQFNKHTGFMQGARHLTWSYTSFWDAHQIRQEILNTF; via the coding sequence ATGGTGAAGTTATATAACAAATTGCTCGGCACACTCGCCGTGGGCGTCGGATCTGTCTGGGCGCTCGAAAACACGACAGTCTACGAGTTCGAGTCTGTCAAGGGCTTGTTCGAACAGGAGTACCGAAGTGTGTTCTCGGACAATGTTTCGCAGGTGCAGTTGCGGGACGCCGTTGTGATAAATGGAACGGTGGTCTACGAGGCTGGCGCAGGTGGGGACGGTGGGTCGCTGGACGAGTGGCTGCAGGAGCAGCGTAACGTCTCCGTTCAGCGGGTCCTCGAGAACATCGGCCCCAGCGGCTTGTATCCTTCTGTGCTKCCCGGGGTCGTGATTGCGTCGCCGTCGCAGGCGCACCCGGACTACTTCTACCAGTGGATTAGGGACAGCGCGCTGACCATTAACAGCCTCGTCTCGCACACGCACACGCACACGCACACACTGCTGCAGTACTTGAATGTCACGTTCCACTTGCAGAGGACCAACAACACCTTGGGGGCTGGGGTCCAGTACACCAACGACACGGCGTCGCTGGGCGACCCCAAGTGGAATGTCGACAACACTGCATTCACGCAGGACTGGGGCCGCCCTCAGAACGATGGGCCCGCCCTGCGCACCATCGCCGTGTTGAAAATCATTGACTACCTTAGCGAGGCCGGCGCTGATCTGGGCAGTGAGTATCCGTTCCGGTCCACCAAAGAGGTCTTTGACGATATCGTGCGCTGGGACTTGAGGTTCGTTATGGACCACTGGAACTCGCCGGGCTTCGATCTCTGGGAGGAAGTCAGCGGGCTGCATTTCTTTACGTTGCTGGCGCAACTGTCCGCGGTGGACAAGTCGCTGGGCTATCTCAACGASGCGGAACAGTCGTCGTCGGAATTTGTTGACGAGCTGCGCCAAACGCGCCAGGCCATCTCGGAATTCCTTTTGGACCCTGCGAACGGGTTCATTCACCCTGAGTACAACTACGTGGTCGAAACTCCCGCCATCGCCAAGACGTTGCGGTCCGGGCTGGATATTTCCACTCTGCTGGCCGCCAACATCGCTCATGACACGCCAAAGGCTTCCCGGTTGCCCTTCAACGTCGACGACCGTGCTGTCCTGAACACTTTGCACAACCTGATGTTCCGCATGCGTTCTCTTTACCCGATCAATAGCAACGCCACGGGCATTGCCCTGGGCAGGTACCCTGAAGACGAATACGACGGTTACGGATTGGGCGAAGGGAATCCGTGGGTCTTGGCCACTTGTGCCGCTTCCACCACGCTTTACAAACTCATCCATTGGCACATCTCCGAGCAGCAAGACGTGGTTGTCCCCATGCACAATGAAACCTCGAATGCGTTTTGGGACCAGCTGATTTTCTCCAATCTCGCGACTTTGGGCAGCGACGATGGGTATTTGATTGTCGAGTACAACTCCCCCGCCTTCAATCAAACAATGCAGAAAATCTTTCAGCTGGCAGATTCGTTCCTGGTGAAACTGAAAACACATGTGGGTGCAGACGGCGAGCTGAGTGAACAGTTCAACAAGCACACGGGCTTCATGCAGGGCGCTCGGCACCTCACTTGGTCCTACACCTCATTTTGGGACGCCCATCAAATAAGACAAGAAATTCTAAACACCTTTtaa
- the FMC1 gene encoding Fmc1p, with amino-acid sequence MDRARALHGYRGLIRAILKYERPSKVANWETLRKTMITKLEYFKKQNPKISHEDTDKQLASWKKLDPVNDRSLNLYVSDSKQLRSILQNDIKWDEKIAQGQNVDEMFEHTFDIIRFLDNQREYQELVDRYNPGNKLTQDEKVKRTANIVGLDVPA; translated from the coding sequence ATGGATAGAGCAAGAGCACTGCACGGTTACAGGGGACTCATAAGAGCGATCCTCAAATACGAAAGGCCGAGCAAGGTGGCCAATTGGGAGACTTTGCGAAAGACAATGATTACGAAATTGGAGTATTTCAAGAAGCAAAATCCGAAAATCTCACACGAGGATACCGACAAGCAACTGGCAAGCTGGAAGAAACTAGACCCTGTGAATGACAGATCTTTGAACTTGTATGTATCCGACTCTAAACAGCTGCGTTCTATACTACAAAACGATATAAAGTGGGATGAGAAAATCGCCCAGGGCCAGAATGTTGACGAGATGTTCGAGCACACTTTCGACATTATCAGATTCTTGGACAACCAAAGAGAGTACCAAGAACTGGTGGATAGGTACAACCCCGGCAACAAGTTGACGCAGGACGAGAAGGTCAAAAGAACCGCAAACATCGTCGGGTTGGACGTTCCGGCATAG